Within Burkholderia cepacia GG4, the genomic segment CGATCACCAGGCGATCCCGATTTCGCGGATCGCAATTCGCCGCCCGACGCGCTGGCGGCCTGAATCACCTTTCTGGAGGAAACGTGGCAAAAAGCTCCGTTGAAGCATATGGCGCGCAGAGCAAGGTAACTGCGCTCGCGATGGACCCGAACGACCTTGAGCTCGTTGTCGACCCGTCGCACCCTTTGTACGACCGGCGCGTCCATCAAGAGCCGAACCCGAAGACGGTGTTGAACTACCGCACGATCGGGGTGCGTAAGCCGGTGCTGTTCTACAAGGATCCGGAGACCGGCAAGAACCTGGTCATCGACGGCCGCACGCGGGTGATCAATGCCCGCGAGCTCAATCGGCAGTTGATCGCCGCCGGCGAGCCGCCGATCACAATCCCGGCCATCCCGCAGAAGGTTATCAACGACGGCGGTAAGTCGTTCTCTGCCGTGATGGTTAGCACGAACGAGATCCGCAAAGAGGATTCGCCGATCAACCGCGCCGAGAAGATGGCGCGCATGCTCGATGTCGGCCACACGGAAGAAACCGTCGGAACCATGTTCGGCGTCGAGGTGCCGACGGTCCGCCAGCAGTTGAAGTTGCTCGATTGCACGGCTGCCGTCCGTGACGCGCTCGAGGCTGACCAGATCACCGTCTCGAACGCGCTGAAGCTCGCGAAGCTGACGCCGGATCAGCAGCGCCAGAAGGTGCAGGCCGTCATCGCAGCGGCTGACGGCAAGGAAGGGCATGCGAAGTCGCGGGCACAGAAGGCTGTGCTGGCCGGCGACGCGGCCCCGCGCATGCGCACCCGCAAGCAGATCGCCGCCGAGCTCGAGAAGGCGACAGGTGAGCGTGCCGACGTGCTGCGGTGGGTTCTCGGGATCGACGCTGCGGCGCCGGCTACCGAGCCTGCGGATCCTCGGCAAATGTCGATCGACGGGGCTGCATGAGCATCAAGGTCCAAACAATGGTGTGG encodes:
- a CDS encoding ParB/RepB/Spo0J family partition protein translates to MAKSSVEAYGAQSKVTALAMDPNDLELVVDPSHPLYDRRVHQEPNPKTVLNYRTIGVRKPVLFYKDPETGKNLVIDGRTRVINARELNRQLIAAGEPPITIPAIPQKVINDGGKSFSAVMVSTNEIRKEDSPINRAEKMARMLDVGHTEETVGTMFGVEVPTVRQQLKLLDCTAAVRDALEADQITVSNALKLAKLTPDQQRQKVQAVIAAADGKEGHAKSRAQKAVLAGDAAPRMRTRKQIAAELEKATGERADVLRWVLGIDAAAPATEPADPRQMSIDGAA